In the Natronobacterium texcoconense genome, one interval contains:
- a CDS encoding glucosidase family protein: MFDTGPRVDPPPSDPRSHVPTWRYHARELGRRLSHYVAKRRRGYRDRGSLERAAETILAERAERGFEAGGHFRGVWPRDLCFAARGLVAAGYGSEVAETGDRIIDSLSEVFYTDFHDEYRAATPAEGVDTFPALVLLLSAVDRLEAHADSIIDLAAIYREKFVGPETGLVTGRGSSWWDSAAQPREAYNTVLLLAAVERLEERGIATTFTGESESIRNALVSHLWNGSYFDERRGSSVLACDANVTALYFGLVDDERARSIADSLSTLETPYGLRMRARPFGPTEVHPFFLLHRDYHYHVWPWNSLTYANGIAGYGLEERAQREVNRIERLLAPYGNFLEVCTFEGEPYVKRGYASAEDFTVAAALWTEYDRRFRD; the protein is encoded by the coding sequence GTGTTCGATACCGGTCCGCGAGTCGATCCGCCGCCGTCCGATCCGCGGAGTCACGTTCCGACCTGGCGGTACCACGCCCGCGAACTCGGTCGCCGTCTCTCCCACTACGTCGCCAAACGCCGTCGCGGGTATCGGGATCGTGGCTCGCTCGAGCGGGCAGCCGAGACGATCCTCGCGGAACGGGCCGAACGCGGGTTCGAGGCCGGCGGACACTTTCGAGGCGTCTGGCCGCGAGACCTCTGTTTCGCGGCTCGTGGGCTCGTGGCTGCCGGCTACGGGTCCGAGGTCGCAGAGACTGGCGATCGAATCATCGACTCACTCTCGGAGGTCTTCTACACCGACTTCCACGACGAATACCGGGCCGCGACGCCGGCTGAGGGCGTCGACACGTTCCCCGCTCTCGTCCTCTTGCTCTCGGCGGTCGATCGCCTCGAGGCACACGCCGACTCGATCATCGATCTCGCGGCGATCTACCGCGAGAAGTTCGTCGGTCCCGAGACGGGACTGGTAACAGGGAGGGGGAGTTCCTGGTGGGACTCGGCGGCCCAGCCACGCGAAGCGTACAACACCGTGCTGTTGCTTGCTGCAGTCGAGCGACTCGAGGAGCGTGGGATCGCGACGACGTTTACCGGCGAGTCGGAGTCGATTCGGAACGCACTCGTCTCGCATCTCTGGAACGGCAGCTACTTCGACGAGCGACGGGGATCGTCCGTGCTCGCGTGTGACGCGAACGTCACGGCGCTTTACTTCGGCCTGGTCGACGACGAACGGGCACGATCGATCGCCGATTCGCTCTCGACTCTCGAGACGCCGTACGGCCTCCGGATGCGAGCGCGTCCGTTCGGCCCGACCGAGGTCCACCCGTTCTTCCTCCTGCACCGGGACTACCACTACCACGTCTGGCCCTGGAACAGCCTCACGTACGCGAACGGGATTGCTGGATACGGCCTCGAGGAGCGAGCCCAGCGGGAAGTAAACCGCATCGAGCGACTGCTCGCTCCCTACGGCAACTTCCTCGAGGTGTGTACGTTCGAGGGCGAGCCGTACGTCAAACGCGGCTACGCGAGCGCGGAGGACTTCACGGTCGCGGCGGCGCTGTGGACGGAGTACGACCGGCGGTTCAGGGACTGA
- a CDS encoding NADH-quinone oxidoreductase subunit D, with translation MSETPQHERPSIDPEYDHIREEGVDEDRLEELLSAYTLRRDDHENAPAFVIRPTDVQEVLTLLREEAGFDHLSCITAQEYEDRYESILHLTKYDQRTHEVSLVVQLPRDDPVCQSAEPVFRTADWHEREAYDLVGIEYEGHPDMRRILLPDSWQGHPLSLDYDQNKPQVIQFAEHANPLQESRRGAESETMLLNIGPHHPATHGVLHLKAVLDGETVADVDPDIGYLHRCEEQMCQQGTYRHQIIPYSNRWDYTANLPNEWAVARAIEDVADIEVPEYAQVLRTMATELGRMLGHFLALGTFALDVYGEFTAIFQYAFRDREVVQDILEDLTGQRMMFYYFRLGGVCWDLPEPREEFIEKTRDFLDELPAKLDEYHDLIVTNEIFQLRTVNTGILEPEVAKDYGVTGPVARGSGIDYDVRRDDPYGYYENLEWDVVTRDGCDNHARVLCRMQEVEESAKIVQQCLDLLEDWPEDERTVQSNVPRTLKPDADVETYRAVESAKGELGIYLRSDGTNSPARFKIRSPCFHNLSALPEMAEGEYVPDLIASLGSLDIVLGSVDR, from the coding sequence ATGAGCGAGACACCACAGCACGAACGGCCGAGCATCGACCCCGAGTACGATCACATCCGGGAAGAGGGCGTCGACGAGGACCGACTCGAGGAGTTGCTGTCGGCGTACACGCTCCGTCGGGACGACCACGAGAACGCGCCTGCGTTCGTGATCCGGCCGACCGACGTCCAGGAGGTGCTGACGCTGCTTCGTGAGGAGGCGGGGTTCGATCACCTCTCGTGTATCACTGCCCAGGAGTACGAGGATCGGTACGAGTCGATTCTCCACCTGACGAAGTACGATCAGCGGACCCACGAGGTATCGCTGGTCGTCCAACTTCCGCGTGACGATCCGGTCTGTCAGAGCGCCGAACCCGTCTTCCGGACCGCGGACTGGCACGAGCGGGAGGCCTACGACCTCGTCGGCATCGAGTACGAGGGCCATCCCGACATGCGACGAATCTTGCTGCCCGACTCGTGGCAGGGACATCCGCTCTCGCTGGACTACGACCAGAACAAGCCGCAGGTAATCCAGTTCGCCGAACACGCGAACCCACTCCAGGAGAGCCGCAGGGGCGCCGAGTCGGAGACGATGTTGCTCAACATCGGCCCGCACCACCCGGCAACCCACGGCGTGCTCCACCTCAAAGCGGTACTGGACGGCGAGACAGTCGCTGACGTCGATCCGGACATCGGTTACCTCCACCGCTGCGAGGAACAGATGTGCCAGCAGGGGACCTACCGCCACCAGATCATCCCCTACTCCAACCGGTGGGACTACACGGCGAACCTGCCCAACGAGTGGGCGGTCGCCCGCGCGATCGAGGACGTCGCCGACATCGAGGTCCCCGAGTACGCCCAGGTCCTGCGAACGATGGCGACGGAACTGGGTCGCATGCTCGGTCACTTCCTCGCGCTCGGCACCTTCGCGCTCGACGTCTACGGCGAGTTCACCGCCATCTTCCAGTACGCCTTCCGCGACCGCGAGGTGGTCCAGGACATCCTGGAGGACCTGACCGGCCAGCGGATGATGTTCTACTACTTCCGACTCGGCGGCGTCTGCTGGGATCTGCCCGAACCCCGCGAGGAGTTCATCGAGAAGACCAGGGACTTCCTCGACGAACTGCCCGCGAAACTCGACGAGTACCACGACCTCATCGTCACCAACGAAATCTTCCAGCTTCGAACCGTCAACACCGGAATTCTCGAGCCGGAAGTGGCCAAAGACTACGGCGTCACGGGACCGGTCGCCCGTGGATCGGGGATCGACTACGACGTCCGGCGTGACGATCCGTACGGCTACTACGAGAATCTGGAGTGGGACGTCGTCACCCGCGACGGCTGTGACAACCACGCTCGCGTCCTCTGTCGCATGCAGGAAGTCGAGGAATCGGCCAAGATCGTCCAGCAGTGTCTCGACCTGCTCGAGGACTGGCCCGAGGACGAACGCACGGTCCAGAGTAACGTCCCGCGGACGCTGAAGCCGGACGCCGACGTCGAGACCTATCGTGCGGTCGAATCCGCGAAGGGCGAACTTGGGATCTATCTCCGTTCGGACGGCACGAACTCCCCGGCCCGGTTCAAGATCCGCAGCCCGTGTTTCCACAACCTCTCGGCACTGCCCGAGATGGCCGAAGGCGAGTACGTCCCCGACCTGATCGCGTCGCTCGGGAGCCTGGATATCGTCCTGGGGAGCGTCGACCGCTGA
- a CDS encoding DUF7553 family protein produces MSDREDDPEEHLKRVREHLQLAVDGADRTIKSQLESITAGVFEEQDGRLTQSEPGPKDDRIVEIAEKLDGLAEEASGETADHVSTARNHCIQYVEESERA; encoded by the coding sequence ATGAGCGACCGGGAAGACGACCCCGAAGAACACCTCAAACGAGTACGCGAGCACCTCCAGCTGGCTGTCGACGGCGCGGACCGAACGATCAAGTCACAGCTCGAGTCGATCACGGCCGGCGTTTTCGAAGAACAGGACGGCCGACTCACCCAGTCCGAACCGGGGCCGAAGGACGATCGGATCGTCGAAATCGCGGAGAAACTCGACGGGTTGGCCGAGGAAGCGTCGGGGGAGACAGCCGATCACGTGTCGACGGCTCGAAACCACTGCATCCAGTACGTCGAGGAGAGCGAACGGGCGTAG
- a CDS encoding YeiH family protein has protein sequence MSVRRLLPGLVALCLGAVLARAVGLAVGVNHLLVAIALGFVLANAVGVPDRLAPGVGTHKLWLGAGIVLMGASLTLETVLEVGGRVLLVLLVVTTSTLLFVEVLSRNVAGLGDRLGSLLAAGASICGVSAVVAVAGAIRAREDQIAYAAATVLLFDAVTLVVYPIVGDLLGLSSTVFGVWAGVSMFSTGPVVAVGFAHSDAAGQWATMTKLARNALIGVVVLAYASYYARGTDGGRLSVRTLWDEFPKFVLGFLVLVALSSLGAFSPAQQASIENAYSWLFLLAFVGLGMEIRLAQLRSTGLAPAAVVLAALIVASTLSLVALTVLF, from the coding sequence ATGTCGGTACGTCGACTTCTTCCGGGCCTCGTCGCCCTCTGTCTCGGTGCCGTTCTCGCTCGCGCCGTCGGACTCGCTGTCGGCGTCAACCACCTGCTGGTCGCCATCGCGCTCGGATTCGTACTGGCAAATGCCGTCGGCGTCCCCGACCGCCTCGCACCCGGCGTTGGGACCCACAAGCTCTGGCTGGGTGCCGGGATCGTCCTCATGGGCGCGTCGCTGACGCTCGAGACGGTCCTCGAGGTCGGCGGGCGCGTCCTGCTCGTGTTGCTGGTCGTCACCACGAGCACGCTCCTGTTCGTCGAGGTGCTCTCCCGGAACGTCGCCGGACTCGGGGACCGACTCGGATCGCTGCTCGCGGCCGGAGCCAGCATCTGTGGCGTCTCGGCCGTCGTCGCCGTCGCCGGCGCGATACGCGCTCGTGAGGATCAGATCGCCTACGCCGCCGCAACCGTACTGTTGTTCGACGCTGTCACCCTCGTCGTCTATCCGATCGTCGGCGACCTGCTCGGCCTCTCGAGCACCGTCTTCGGCGTCTGGGCCGGCGTCAGCATGTTCTCGACCGGGCCCGTCGTCGCGGTCGGGTTCGCCCACTCCGACGCCGCTGGCCAGTGGGCGACGATGACGAAACTCGCCCGGAACGCCCTGATCGGGGTCGTCGTCCTCGCCTACGCGAGTTACTACGCCCGCGGGACCGACGGTGGCCGTCTCTCGGTCCGGACCCTCTGGGACGAGTTCCCCAAGTTCGTGCTCGGATTTCTCGTGCTTGTCGCCCTCTCGAGCCTGGGCGCGTTCTCACCGGCACAGCAGGCATCGATCGAGAACGCCTATAGCTGGCTGTTCTTGCTCGCGTTCGTCGGGCTCGGGATGGAGATTCGGCTCGCTCAACTCCGGAGTACCGGACTCGCACCTGCGGCCGTCGTGCTGGCGGCGCTGATCGTCGCCAGTACGCTGTCTCTCGTGGCACTTACGGTGTTGTTCTGA
- a CDS encoding PstS family phosphate ABC transporter substrate-binding protein has translation MQRTYSRRSVLELAGVGSAISLAGCTGAFGGGDAVRISGGVGPLPMVEVWADIYEDQHEDVSFDISGGGTGVGVSDLFNGQVDIAMMGREPEPEETEQGLFAVPMLIDTVVGTVNVDNPVLEELQKDGLTREELEAVFTREITNWGELVDADVDEEITVYGRSDASAAYKQWGDFLAGEGDAYTESELEDYADANHNGDQPVAEAVASNENAISLNNINYVYDLDSGELEGDIRPVPLDRDGEGLSEEEDFYETREDFLAAVEAGEYPAPPAREMFLASNGGFEGEAYDFVEWVLTEGQQYVRDNGYVPLEEDTLEEAQENLAEGP, from the coding sequence ATGCAACGAACCTATTCGCGCCGTTCTGTACTGGAGCTTGCAGGTGTCGGGTCTGCTATCTCTCTTGCGGGCTGTACCGGTGCCTTCGGTGGCGGCGACGCCGTTCGAATCTCCGGTGGCGTCGGGCCACTGCCGATGGTCGAGGTGTGGGCGGACATCTACGAGGACCAGCACGAGGATGTCTCGTTCGACATCTCCGGCGGTGGCACCGGCGTCGGCGTCTCCGACCTGTTCAACGGCCAGGTCGACATCGCGATGATGGGCCGCGAACCCGAACCCGAAGAGACCGAGCAGGGACTGTTCGCCGTCCCGATGCTCATCGACACCGTCGTCGGCACAGTCAACGTCGACAACCCCGTCCTCGAGGAACTCCAGAAGGACGGCCTGACCCGCGAAGAACTCGAGGCCGTCTTCACCCGGGAGATTACCAACTGGGGCGAACTCGTCGACGCCGACGTCGACGAGGAGATCACCGTCTACGGCCGCTCGGACGCTTCTGCAGCCTACAAGCAGTGGGGCGACTTCCTCGCGGGCGAGGGCGACGCCTACACGGAGAGCGAACTCGAGGACTACGCAGACGCCAACCACAACGGCGATCAGCCGGTCGCCGAGGCCGTCGCAAGCAACGAGAACGCCATCTCGCTGAACAACATCAACTACGTCTACGACCTCGACAGTGGCGAACTCGAGGGCGACATCCGTCCGGTGCCGCTCGACCGGGACGGCGAGGGACTCTCCGAGGAGGAGGACTTCTACGAGACTCGCGAGGACTTCCTCGCGGCCGTCGAAGCCGGCGAGTATCCGGCCCCGCCAGCACGCGAGATGTTCCTCGCGTCCAACGGCGGCTTCGAGGGCGAAGCCTACGACTTCGTCGAGTGGGTCCTCACCGAGGGCCAGCAGTACGTCCGGGACAACGGCTACGTGCCGCTCGAGGAGGACACGCTCGAGGAGGCACAGGAGAACCTGGCCGAGGGGCCGTGA
- the pstC gene encoding phosphate ABC transporter permease subunit PstC gives MSGSTESTGSARGRGSRLRRRLLLERLSSDWFLGAGYFAIALFALIVLTLLYQSLPLLEQYSVVQMLTSSNWDPAQNEFGFLPAIVGTIYVTILSMAMGTPIAILAAIYIAEYAEGRLKTIVSSFIDVLAAIPSVIFGLVALIVVVPFVGDYLAPAVGSSATGLGILTVSLVMAIVVTPFMISLSVESLEALPDELRESSLGVGATKWETIRSVLLRAAGPGIFSAILLGFGRVFGATIVPAMLIGGQTQLPDSLFATGQTLPTLIVNDFGELMSLPLTQSALIFVGLMLVVVVWLFNFGAMLVRRRLQRRWQY, from the coding sequence ATGTCGGGCTCGACGGAATCGACGGGTAGTGCTCGAGGACGAGGAAGCCGGCTCCGCCGTCGCCTGCTTCTCGAACGGCTGAGCAGCGACTGGTTTCTCGGTGCCGGCTACTTCGCCATCGCCCTGTTCGCGCTGATCGTCCTGACGCTGCTGTACCAGTCGCTGCCGCTGCTCGAGCAGTACTCGGTCGTCCAGATGTTGACCTCGTCGAACTGGGATCCCGCACAGAACGAGTTCGGGTTCCTTCCGGCGATCGTCGGGACCATTTACGTCACGATCCTCTCGATGGCGATGGGGACGCCGATCGCGATCCTCGCGGCGATCTACATCGCCGAGTACGCCGAGGGTCGACTGAAGACGATCGTCTCCTCGTTCATCGACGTCCTCGCGGCAATTCCCAGCGTCATCTTCGGGCTCGTCGCCTTGATCGTCGTCGTCCCGTTCGTCGGCGACTACCTCGCGCCTGCCGTGGGCTCGAGCGCGACCGGCCTGGGGATTCTCACAGTTAGTCTTGTGATGGCGATCGTCGTCACCCCCTTCATGATCTCACTGTCGGTCGAGTCGCTCGAGGCCCTGCCGGACGAACTCCGGGAGTCCTCGCTGGGCGTCGGCGCGACGAAGTGGGAGACGATCCGGTCGGTCCTGTTGCGTGCTGCGGGGCCGGGCATCTTCTCGGCAATCTTGCTCGGCTTCGGACGGGTCTTCGGCGCGACGATCGTTCCCGCAATGTTGATCGGTGGCCAGACCCAGCTTCCCGACTCGCTCTTTGCGACCGGGCAGACGCTCCCGACGCTGATCGTCAACGACTTCGGCGAACTCATGTCGCTGCCGCTGACCCAGTCGGCGCTGATCTTCGTCGGGCTGATGCTCGTCGTCGTCGTCTGGCTCTTCAACTTCGGCGCGATGCTCGTCCGCCGCCGACTGCAACGGAGGTGGCAGTACTGA
- a CDS encoding PstA family ABC transporter permease — MDRYARQRLFGWLARGAAALVVAVMVMVVAVTLYRGGRVFLTDPAIAITPPGSRYMLEAEGGFLHAVVGSVFIVGPATVVSAILAMSTAIYLQSDYSSERFADAVNMFLNVLWGTPPIVYGVFVLTIIIAIGARTSLFFGIVAIAIFQYPIMTRYIDEALRSAPDTVKEATYGLGGTRLEAALMTARAALPGIVAGIIMGFARGIGDAATVLFTAGRSTNMPSGPFDGATTLPVMIFDQAMSFNAEVRSHAYAAAFILIVVVLGLILVSKLLAGRYARFAPGGSHS, encoded by the coding sequence ATGGACCGCTACGCCAGACAGCGGCTGTTCGGCTGGCTCGCCCGCGGTGCCGCCGCGCTCGTCGTCGCCGTGATGGTCATGGTCGTCGCCGTGACGCTCTACCGTGGCGGACGCGTGTTCCTCACCGACCCCGCCATCGCGATCACGCCGCCGGGATCGCGGTACATGCTCGAGGCCGAGGGCGGATTCCTGCACGCCGTCGTGGGCAGCGTCTTCATCGTCGGCCCGGCGACGGTCGTCTCCGCGATCCTCGCGATGTCGACCGCGATCTACCTCCAGAGCGACTACTCGAGCGAACGGTTCGCCGACGCGGTGAACATGTTCCTGAACGTACTCTGGGGGACGCCACCGATCGTCTACGGGGTGTTCGTCCTGACGATCATCATCGCGATCGGTGCCCGGACGAGCCTGTTCTTCGGGATCGTCGCCATCGCGATCTTCCAGTACCCGATTATGACCAGGTACATCGACGAGGCACTGCGGTCGGCCCCCGACACCGTGAAGGAAGCGACCTACGGTCTCGGCGGAACCCGACTCGAGGCTGCGCTGATGACCGCGCGTGCGGCGCTGCCGGGGATCGTCGCCGGGATCATCATGGGCTTCGCCCGCGGCATCGGCGACGCCGCGACCGTTCTCTTCACCGCGGGTCGGAGCACGAACATGCCCTCGGGCCCCTTCGACGGCGCGACGACGCTGCCGGTGATGATCTTCGACCAGGCGATGTCGTTCAACGCCGAGGTCCGGTCACACGCCTACGCAGCGGCGTTCATCCTCATCGTCGTCGTGCTGGGGCTGATCCTCGTCTCGAAACTGCTCGCCGGCCGCTACGCCCGGTTCGCACCAGGAGGTAGCCACTCATGA
- a CDS encoding phosphate ABC transporter ATP-binding protein, giving the protein MTDATLTTENLAVTYTGDREVEAVKGVDLEFAANQLTAIIGPSGCGKSTLLKSLNRLHEIQPNAEITGDVALNGESVYDTDDPAPEIRRRIGYVPQEPTPLPLSIYENVAYGLRIHGDYDSQAELDELVESYLRKVNLWEEVEDRLDAPGAELSTGQIQRLCLARSLAVEPEVLLCDEVTSALDPISAETVEETLADLKEEYTIVMVTHSMDQARRLADEVVFLYLGEVVEQNDARSFFENPQHERTKQFVKGHVIGADSDAEDDEATAGETVAARQ; this is encoded by the coding sequence ATGACAGATGCGACACTCACCACCGAGAACCTCGCCGTAACGTACACCGGAGACCGCGAGGTCGAGGCCGTCAAGGGCGTCGACCTCGAGTTCGCCGCGAACCAGTTGACTGCCATCATCGGCCCTTCCGGTTGTGGGAAGTCGACGCTGCTGAAGTCGCTGAACCGGCTCCACGAGATCCAGCCCAACGCGGAGATCACGGGTGACGTCGCCCTGAACGGGGAGTCGGTCTACGACACGGACGACCCCGCACCCGAGATCCGCAGGCGGATCGGCTACGTTCCACAGGAGCCGACGCCGCTGCCGCTGTCGATCTACGAGAACGTCGCCTACGGCCTGCGGATCCACGGCGACTACGACTCTCAGGCGGAACTCGACGAACTCGTCGAGAGCTACCTGCGGAAGGTCAACCTCTGGGAGGAGGTCGAGGATCGATTGGACGCGCCGGGCGCGGAACTCTCGACCGGTCAGATCCAGCGGCTCTGTCTCGCCCGCTCGCTTGCCGTCGAGCCCGAAGTCCTGCTCTGTGACGAAGTCACCTCCGCGCTCGACCCCATCTCGGCCGAGACAGTCGAGGAGACGCTCGCGGACCTCAAGGAGGAGTACACGATCGTCATGGTCACCCACAGCATGGACCAGGCCAGACGGCTCGCCGACGAGGTCGTCTTCCTCTACCTGGGCGAGGTCGTTGAGCAAAATGACGCACGGTCGTTCTTCGAGAATCCACAGCACGAACGGACGAAACAGTTCGTCAAGGGACACGTGATCGGAGCCGACTCGGACGCCGAAGACGACGAGGCGACCGCCGGCGAGACCGTCGCCGCCAGGCAGTAG